The Coturnix japonica isolate 7356 chromosome 6, Coturnix japonica 2.1, whole genome shotgun sequence genomic sequence ccaGCCTTTCGAGTGTCATGCTGTAATGTTTGCCTTGGCCTTGGTGCTTGATAGCAGCGTGGCTAGTTCTGAATGCTTACTGTGGGGATTATGCTGTGTAAAGTCCAGAGAGCCAGGCTTGGTTCTGAATCTGGAGTGGTTCAACCAGTCTAAAGTAGTAACATTGAGCAGAGACTTGACCTATCAAGGAAGGAGTGTGGGAGAGAACAGATTTTAGATTTGAAAGTAAAGTGTCTGAGCTTGACCTGAAAAAACCCTGTCTGTGGCCTGCTAACATTAAGGTTCCTTGTGTGATGAAGCCCCAGTTCCAGTTGTTATGATGGTAGCTTTCAGTTATACAAGGTTAGGTAGCTTGTTTACTTGAGCCAGTGCTCTGTAGTGGCTTTAAAATTCTGCAACCAGCAGGAGGTCTGACTAGTGTATTTCAGATTTGGCTTTGGGGCAAATAGTCTAGATAACTGCATAAGCAGTATCAACTTTTTTCCTGGCTGCTGTAAGCTGAAAGGTAGGAAACGTGGAACTACAGCCATCCATGGCTGTCAGGTGGGGTTGAAAAGTGTGCTTTTTAAAGGTGCACTCTGTGGGCAAAGCAGCCTCCCTTGAAAACGAATGAAACTAAAAAGCTGAACCGTGACTGAATATCTGATTCTCATattctttgcagaaaataatgctAAGCTTCCATGAAGAACAAGAAGTATTGCCAGAATCATTCCTCGCCAACTTCCCATCGTTGATAAAGATTGATATCCACAAAAAAGTGACGGATCCGAGCGTGGCCAAAAGCATGATGGCCTGTCTGCTGTCTTCTCTAAAGGCTAATGGTAAGCTTACTGCACTCACAATGCCTGGTGTCATAATTACCTATTAGGTCTGCCATAGCTGGCACTGTAGATTGAGGTAAGCAGCCATCCAGAAGTCATTTATGATTAACTTTTGCTGCTGTCTTCATTAAAGGCAGCTTTTAGCTGTAGCCGTAACCCTGCAAATTAGAAAGCAGGAAGAACTGAGGGAGCTATTTGCTAAAATCGTGTGCTTTCATTGCCATCTTGTACAACATGTAAATGCTCATATCGCTGGTGGTGCTTTTTCTTACATGTGGAAATACACACTGGTGAATAATTACCCAGACCTTCAGTATAGGAAGGTACTTGGCCATCTGCCTTACTGCACATCTGAGGTTCTCAGGTCTTTGCGCAATTTGGTGCCTTCCTGCAGTGCCTTGTTTCCTGAGCCAACATTCAGGGTTTCACGGTGCTTTTATGTTAAATAAGATCTTCAGAGGGATGCGGTTTGTTCATGCTGACAAGATCTCTGCAGTGTGTAGCCCCTTTAGGGAATGGTTGGCTATGTTGCCATAAATCTGGTCTCTTTTGGGTACTGTGCTGCTTGTAGAATTGAATCAATGTTTTAATTGGGTTTGGATGCCAAAATAGATGGGGACCACAGTACTCGACTGTCCTCTTACAGTATTTCTCTCTCACTGCTTTTGtccctctttttcctctccaggcTCCCGTGGGGCTTTTTGTGAAGTGAGGCCGGATGATAAAAGAATTCTGGAGTTCTACAGCAAGCTGGGCTGTTTTGAAATCGCTAAAATGGAAGGATTTCCAAAGGATGTTGTTATCCTTGGAAGAAGCCTTTGAGGTGCTCAAcagcaaactgttccagtgctgtaGTCCCTTAACACCTGGGCGGGTAGTGGTGGGGATCTTCATATGGTCTAGCTGAACAAAGGCAGCAATAAGCCAGCTTGGGAGACGGGACTATGCGAAAATCGCCCATCACACACTCAGACTGATTTGTTGGAAGAGGAGAATGCTGCTGAAAACACCGTTTTAACAAGAGAATCTCGGTCCTCTCCTGGTCTTGTGTGAAGTGCCAAGGAATCTTGCATGGACTATTTAGCTTCCTGGAGGAATCCTTCTGAATCAGCGTTGTGTGTTTGAGTATCAGCAGAAAAGTGGCTGTTAGGAGGGAGTATCTGTAAagatgcagttttgtttctatGTCATAGAGCAACTGGAAGTTGCAGGCACAGGAGGGATTACTTATGTCAATCAGCAAATGTAAAGATAAGTAGTTACAGTTCTATTTTTGACTATCTTTATGCTTGTTGATAAAGCGATGACCCATCGTCACTTCTAATGACCATTGGTTCGAGCTTTGTGCTTTGGTAGGGACAAATGTGCAGTGGTCTGTGGCCGAAGTCACTTAATGACAAACCTGTAAATTTCAGTGTATATAAACGTAGCCGTATGCTGACTAACTTTTTGTTTACCGGTTTTttgtaactttttctttttaaaagtgaaagGATGTAGGTCCAAGACGGCACTTTGGAATAGCGTCAAACCACCATGGAGAGCAAATCTGTCCTCAGCACtgacttatttctttttaactgtgcCTCATGTCCAGGGCTGGAAACTGAGTCTCCTGGGTAAGGAGCGCTGATCCCAAGGATCCTTCCTTCAGGTGCCGCTTGGTTTCCTGCCCGGCTCCTGCAGCTCAAGGCTGTAGCATCGTTCTCCTgggacagaagcagcagttcagGGCTGCCCAACCTGTTACTTGTGGTGGTATTAGCACAGAAGTGGATGGAAGCTGGAGGGAGAGAGCTGGCCCACAGCTGGGATCTATCCTTGGAACAGTCCCCATGTTTCCAAGCCTTCTCATTCTAGTTCAACTTAGTCAGGGTCTTCAAGTCCTGCGCATTTGTATCAAACAACTTTTCTAGAAGAAACGCCACAATAAGCACATTTGTACTCATGATTTAAATGGTCGCCTATAGATGCTCCAAGAAACTCAGTGTTCTTACCCACTGTGATGGAACCAGTGTGTTGGGATCTGATGGTGAGACGTTGTCATTGGTGACATGGGTagttgcagcagtgctggtgtcaCAGAGGAGCTGGCCAACATTGCAGCACCACATTTCTTCCACCTGCATCGTCTTAatcctcctctgctccctgggTTATTTCAGCAGTGCACAAAGGAAGTTCAGTTCCTTGCACGAGCTGCATTGAAGTTACACAACCTCTAGTGAACAGCATTAATGCTGCAGTGCAATCTGCAGCCTGTAAggagatgctgtgctgagccttgtgctgcagccacaggcagggttggttttttttcctccatttcagaATGTGAACCATTATTTTAACGCGGTAGCGACAATATTTAAGTTGAAACAAGTTCATTTCACGTTTAGAGAGAGGTACGGGGCTGGGCCGTGGGGTTTCTTGCACGTCAGAGCTGAGTGCCACTAGTTCTTGTACAGCTTTGATGTGTGTTAAAGAGCCGATACCTTTGGCTTATCAAGCAGGAGAGGTTTCCTTGTTCTGTTACTTCATGGAGTCAACTTGTGTTACCTGGAttcacagcattacagcatAGGATGCTTGTGGCCTTATTTCTGGCTTTTAAGGAGCTGCCACGTCTTCTCTTCCTATGactttgttattattattattctaagAGTTACTTGTATAAGCCTATGGGAATGTCAGGCCGATGCCATCATTCTAGGATTGTAAAGTGAGACGTTGACATATCTTTCATGGTTAAGACTTTTCATTAAGGTTGGAATGCCACTTTCGTTAATCTGTTTTTAGATCAACAGTATCTGTAGcaggaaaagggggagggagggaggggaaaagacCTGTAAAAGTGTATTTGGAGACCATGcaagaaatagaataaaaattgaGAAGTGAATGTAAATAAGAGATGTGTATTTtgtgtatggaaaaaaaaagcctttaggATCCCCCTGGGGTTCACATCCCTTCGCCTTTAATTGCgtggggctgcagtgccatCAATGCGCCATTTCACCAGGTCTGACATCCCCTGCTCAGCTGGGCCGGGCCCTTCCACCACCTCCCACGGGGCAGCGCAGCGCGACGCCCGGTGGCCGCTGGGTGGTGCAGCCCCGCTggggcgggcggggccgggggcggagcggggcggtCCGGTACGGTCCGGTACAGCTCGGTACGGCTCGGTACGGCTCGGTACGGCTCTGCTCGGCACGGAACTGCCCGCCCCGCACTGCGGCCTCATGGAGCAGCACGGCCCCGGCAGCGTCCTGTTCGGTGAGCGGCAGCGGGGGGTTAATGGGGCCGGAGGGCGGAGAACATATGGGAAATAAGTTGGGGTAAAAGGTGGGGAGAGGTACCGGATGGGCCGGGGGCTGGGAGCGCACGGTGTGATAGGGATGTATaagaggggctgggggcagcggATGGACCGGAGGGGACGCGGACACGTTGAGTATCACGATGTGACCGGCGGGGGGGGCTGAGAGGGCGCTGGGGTGGCCGGGACACGGCCGGGACACGGGCACGTGTGTGCGGCCTTAGGGGGGTTCGGGGGCAGTTTGCCGGCGTTCCCACGTGCGCCGCCCGCTCGTTCCGGCCGCTCTTCCCGTGCCGGGGCCGGGTGGGCGGCCCTACCCTGCTTCCCCTCCCCCAGAGCCGGCCGAGCCCCACACGTGGCCGGGCCGCTCTCCCGGCGCGCACGTGTTTGGGGCCGTCCCCACCGTCAAGCCGCCCATCGCGGTGCGGCCCCGCAGGGACCTGGCGTTCGTTCCTTGTCCCGCTGAGCCGAACGCGGCCGGGCTTTGGGCCGGAGCGCTTCCCAGAGCCGTGTTCAATGAAGCCCATTCTCTCCTTTGAGAATCCGGTGTCTGGCACGCAGGGCTCAGCTCCGCGCTTTCACACGGGTGAATCATCCCGCAATAAGCGAACACACCCCGAGTCCCGGCCTTGTGTTCCCTGCCACGGTCCGTTGGATAATTTTGCTCTCATAACAGCTCACAGACACACATGGCAAAGAGTCTCAGGGCTCAGTCTGTAGTTCTGCTGCCAGTCCCCATCACCCAGCCCTGCATCCCGCCCGCTCCTATtctcagccctcagccccatCACACAGTATTGTGGCTGCATAGTTTGGGGACACCGAGGTCTGTCCCCACAGGGCACTGAGCTGGGGGTGCAGTTTATCTCAGGGATGCTGCAGGCTTTTCCACCCTGTGGACCCTGTGGCATTTCAGGGCTGTTTAActccagcttttcttttcctcctgctttcagGCTGTGAGCTGACTGCCAGCACCAAGTCCTACACGTTTCAGGTGGATGAAGATGATGACTCTGACCATGTTTTGGCCCTGTCTGTGGTAAGACAGAGGAACACAAACTGTGCTTGCCCAGCTGTGCTTGCCCTCTCTCATGGAGACCCACAGCCTCAGCTCCCCTTGCTTCCAGGCTCACTCCCCATCCCTGGCCCAGCTACACCAGGGGGTGCCCTGTCTGCTcggatggggctgctgctgtcagtcactgtacagagctgctgaagcaAAGTGGTGTCAGGAGGCAGCCTGTATAACACCCCAGCTGTAGGGCAGAGGAATATATTTCCTTGTATTTGACCTTTCTGGAGCCCCCCACCAGCTGGGTTCCCCACCCATTGCTCTCCAGGCTCAGGTATTTGGCTCTCACTGGGGATTGCCTTCTGTCCTGGGAGCACAGGAACTGCCTGCAAGGGTCTGGTCAGCAGAAAATACAGCCCAGGTGCCATCTCTTGAGGCAGCTGCAGGATCAGCTGTCCCAGCTGGAAGGGTGCTGTGCTAAGGGCAGTTGCTGGTGGTGGGGGAGGGTCTCTGTGTGCTCTCCCCCAGGAGCTGATGTCCAGCTTGTGCCCATCAGGAGCTTGTATCCCCCCCAGGTGTGTCTCACTGATGGTGCCAAGGATGAGTGCAACGTGGTGGAGGTCATTGGGCGAAACCACAAGAACCAGGAGATCTCTGTGCCGGTGGCAAACCTGAAGTTGTCGTGCCAGCCCTTGGTGAGAGCTCCAGCTGGTGTTTGGTGGTGGGGACACAGCTCTGTAGCTTATGCAAAGGAACGTTCGTGGCATAGAGCTGTATGATTTGTGTAAATAACCATGACATGGTGGGGGCTGGAGAAACAAGGTACAGTGGGTGGAGGTGAGGTGGGAGGGATGCCGGGCCAGTGAGTGTGGGAAGCTCTGTGTCCTGCTTCTAACCACTAATTCAGCTCCATCCCTTTGCAGCTGAGCCTGGACAACTTCAAGCTGCAGCCTCCAGTGACGTTCCGCCTGGCAGCGGGCTCTGGCCCCGTGCACCTCGCCGGCTGGCACCAGATCTGTAAGGGTTCATACCTGGGGAATGGCTTGGGGGGAGTAAGGGGGCATGTACCAGTGTGTGTGCCAGCCAGGGAGCCCGTGGGAGCCACACCTGGTGCTTCCCAGCACgtgtgctcagtgctggttCCCCAGAGCCCTCTCCTGGTCAGTGACCCGCCTGTCTGTGTCCCAGTGCACAGGGATGATGCTTCCTTCGAGGAGTTTGATGATGATGACATGTCTGAGGAGGAGATGGCGCCCATCGTGCCTGccaagaaggagagaaggaagcagtGACTCGTATCCCAGCAAGGTGAGGCGCTGGGTGACGGTGGGTGCTGCCCTGCCGTGCAGCGCTGGTGCTGAGTGGGAGCCTTTTCCAGGGTGCTGGTCTCAATCTGCTTCTCCTTCCAGGTACTCGCTGGGATGTCTCCACAGACAGCTGTTACCTCAGACACCTCCCGTCACAACCTCaacttttgctgtgtttttggaATTTCCTGTTGTACCTCCTGGGGGTGgtgggcaggggctgctcccagcactgggaCGTCTCCTTTCCCACATCCATGGGAGGTGATCCCATCTCCCCATACCCTCGCTGGGGGTCAGGGATGGCGGTCCTCACCCTGTGCCTTTTTGCTGCCCTGGacctctgctgtgtgcacagcccCCCTGGCTCTGCAGTGCCTCGTGTATctcttccccagcagcagcggGAAGCAGCATCCTCCCTTGCAGGGTGGTGCTGTGGGAGCTGACTTCTGCTGTGATTTGAGGGAGGTTCCGGGTCGCTCCGCTTTGTAGGACGGTTTTTACACACTGAATAAAGGTGGGGGTTTGGTGCGGAGGCTGCCAGGTTCCTCCCGTGCTCGGCGGTGTCGCTGATCCCTGCAGGGAAACCGAGGCGTGTTGGGGACGTGTGACATCGTACGGGGCCCAGGAGGCCGGGGGGGGACGGGGGAGGGCTCCGGGTCGCTCCTCGGGGGCCGCTAGGTGGCAGGCAGGCAGCGCGGCGACCGTGCCTTAAAGAGGGGATGGGGTCCGGGCAGCCCTGGACCGGAGGAGTGGGAGGGTAGAACGGGGTGAATGGAGCCCAGCAATGCACGGCCAGAGCGTGCGGGACCTCGTAGGTGTCCTCGGGTGTTTGGAGCCTTGGTCTTGCTCGCTCGCTGGGGCAGATAAGAGCCTGTAGATCATTTTTAACAAGCTCTCCTgccaggctgggctgggggagcagctgGTGCGGGGTGAGGAGAGAGTGGTACCGGGAGGGAGAGGTTATGCAGGCTGACGTCAGATGGCATTTGGGATCTTATCGGATAGAAGGAGGATGCCGAGGTGCTGGTTGTCTGAGGGGCGCTGGGACAAGGGGCTGTGGCAGGAGGGGTAGTTCTGTGAGAAGGAATGACCCAGAGGGGCTGGGGCAGCTGGCACTGCCAGGCGCTCTCAGTGCCTTGGAAAGGTTTGCTCCCCCTGCCCAGCAATGTCTCAGCCTGGATGCGCTCGGGAGAGAGGGAGATAAATGCTGGGATGgcagggggctgggaggggggcTGTTAATGGGGAAGGATGGAATTACAGGGGTCACGCTAGGTGAGCAGCTTCCTTTGCCGAGCTGATTGTATCGGAGCAGGTGCCACCGGCCACAAATACCTTGGGCAAACAAACAGGGCTGAAGGAGAGCGGGTGAGCTCAGGTACAACTGTGCTGGGGTGCGTGGGAAGGGGAGCGTGGGATCAGGGGGGTGGCTCTGAGCATCCCTCCTCCCTGGGGCTGTGTTCTGGGGTGCTGTGCGATACATCCCAGGGGGTGGATCCCTCCCTGCTATAACATCCCCGGGACACTGACCCAGGGCAGCCCATGCGAGGCACAGCTGTGGCCGTGCTGTAGGTGGGGCTGGTTCCCTGCTCCATCAGTGCTCCGCTTCtcactttgcttttctcctcgGGTACCGGTGGCTGAATGGATGCCCAGCACAACCAGGGCTGTGGGGCGCAGCTGGGGTAGTGCCTGGTGATGATGGAGCACAGATCGTGCTGTGAGACAGACCCAAAGCCATACGCACCCAGGGCAGGTGTTAGAAGTGAACATGGTTGGGTGGTGTAGGACAGCTGCAGTCCGTGcccactgctgcacagcaagaATTTCcatctgctcagcacagctctgccacgCTGTCCCCTCCTGCATCCCTAGGCAGCGATGGCAGCTTTGCACCCAACAGCCACAGCTGAGATACCCTGGGGTCACAGGTGCTCTGCCCTCTGACCCTTCTAATCGCTGCAGGCTGGGATGGCTctggtgctggcagagctgtcaCCGCTGGCCACAACTCCCTGCCAgggctggtggcagcagggctgagcccagTGGGATTTAGGGGTGTCCGGACctgctgttcttctgttcttaGGGGAGATGGGCAGGATTTGGTGCCTGTGGTGGGAACTGGAGGGATGAGCTCGGGTAAGTCCACGGGGCTGGTCCAAAGAGCAGCAGGTGCGATGGGGAGTGTGCCCACCTTGCCCCTCCTCTGGGCTTGGCTCTCGCTTGTCCCCATGCTTGGGGCTGGTTCCCCAGGATGAGGTTGGGATGAGCAGCATCTCCACCGGGCTGTGGTGTCCAAGGGGCCATAACCCTGATGTTTTGCAAACTCCTGGGGTCAGCAGTTCAGCTGCCACTGACACAGGGGCCTGGAGACACACACACGGGCATTTTGGGTGGATGCTATAAGCAAACAAATGGAGGTAGTGTTACAGCCAGCCGACAGCCCCCTGGCCACCACTGTTGGTTTTAGGCTTAGCCCCCCcacagggctgggtgcaggAATCCTTTTCCCAGGAGGACCCAAACCGAAGTCAGATGTGCTGCAGGGCAAGAGGAAGGTGCTGGGTGGGCTGTGCCAGATAGCAGCACGCTGGGAGCAGGTCTTGGGGCTGCTGTCTGatctgtgctgggagcagggatggggtaGAGCTGCTCAAGCACCACATGTGCTTATTCTCATCTGCATGTCTCCATTTTCCCATGTCCAAGGCCCACCGTACCTCTGCTCGGGCTGATGTGTACAGAGAAGATGGACACCAAAATGCCCAACCTCATGTTTAAATCActcagggctggggctgggaccTTTACCAGTTCTCCCTCCTTGGAGGTGTGTGTGGCCTGGGAGTCCTCCTTCTCATTGCTGCCCCCTTTCCCCCATAGCTCGTGGGCACTCTCTGGTCTTTACCCATGTCCCTGGCTCACCTCCAGTCCCTCCCTCTGTGTCTACCTAATGGGGCCACACCACTGTGGTTGGTCCTGTGCAGGGTGTATGCAGCCCCATGCT encodes the following:
- the NPM3 gene encoding nucleoplasmin-3, whose translation is MRHFTRSDIPCSAGPGPSTTSHGAAQRDARWPLGGAAPLGRAGPGAERGGPVRSGTARYGSVRLGTALLGTELPAPHCGLMEQHGPGSVLFGCELTASTKSYTFQVDEDDDSDHVLALSVVCLTDGAKDECNVVEVIGRNHKNQEISVPVANLKLSCQPLLSLDNFKLQPPVTFRLAAGSGPVHLAGWHQILHRDDASFEEFDDDDMSEEEMAPIVPAKKERRKQ